The Aquila chrysaetos chrysaetos chromosome 6, bAquChr1.4, whole genome shotgun sequence genome window below encodes:
- the RBM43 gene encoding RNA-binding protein 43 isoform X6 yields MTDILMIHFQMLKNNGGDVEEVMYPTRRKGVAYVTFEDQEVVESVLKKDEHRLEDKRLSRYYPLKVTRYCENVFSSVTSVLDMSIFKDQFVLEDLIQEIKKKSTALSFGPLQSNGHISVQGSFPAIKLLRDFLLLKAKSLSEKDKREESKTHQRPRRRLQQQRLTTETSNFVDGADGEKQVVVLDTDIYHYMKYFFSRTFLVNDNVVISDVTDGDITTVYIKNIGNRSDAGQVLKVKEKIENQSIKLHNTLRKERIYFQEHTRGEKQRYKWACENLKPYYPHVLIIPYDTHIDIVGNPAEIFEFTKKVSNKIQSLFQTR; encoded by the exons ATGACTGACATACTGATGATTCATTTCCAAATGTTGAAGAACAACGGAGGAGATGTGGAAGAAGTAATGTATCCAACAAGGAGAAAAGGCGTTGCATATGTAACTTTTGAAGATCAGGAAG TTGTAGAGAGTGTTCTAAAGAAGGATGAACATCGACTAGAAGACAAGAGGCTGTCCAGATACTATCCGCTGAAAGTAACCCGTTACTGTGAAAAC GTCTTCAGCTCTGTCACATCTGTCCTCGATATGTCTATTTTCAAAGATCAGTTTGTTTTAGAAGATCTgatacaagaaattaaaaagaagagcaCAGCTTTAAGCTTTGGTCCTTTGCAATCCAATGGGCATATTTCTGTTCAAGGGTCATTTCCAGCAATCAAATTGCTAAGAGACTTTCTCTTACTAAAAGCAAAATCCCTTTCAGAGAaggacaaaagagaagaaagcaagaccCATCAGAGACCAAGGAGGAGGCTACAGCAACAGAGACTTACCACAGAGACAAGTAATTTTGTTGATggtgcagatggggaaaaacaaGTGGTTGTTCTCGACACAGATATATATCACTACatgaagtactttttttccaggacaTTCCTAGTAAATGACAATGTTGTAATTTCTGATGTCACTGATGGTGATATAACTACAGTATACATTAAGAATATTGGAAATAGGTCTGATGCTGGACAGGTATTAAAAGtcaaagagaaaattgaaaatCAGTCTATAAAACTCCATAACACTTTACGTAAAGAAAGGATCTACTTTCAGGAGCACACCAGAGGTGAGAAGCAGAGATATAAATGGGCATGTGAAAATCTAAAACCCTATTACCCTCATGTTTTGATCATTCCTTATGATACTCACATTGATATTGTAGGAAATCCTGCTGAAATTTTTGAATTTACAAAGAAAGTGAGCAATAAGATTCAGAGCCTGTTTCAAACAAGGTAG
- the RBM43 gene encoding RNA-binding protein 43 isoform X2 has product MHVDCAKGRGVISAVRVNLGNLYGRSPVLLAFTSVPCLCAQATAQAAKSARTVVITGVPDGLLHNDVMTDILMIHFQMLKNNGGDVEEVMYPTRRKGVAYVTFEDQEVVESVLKKDEHRLEDKRLSRYYPLKVTRYCENVFSSVTSVLDMSIFKDQFVLEDLIQEIKKKSTALSFGPLQSNGHISVQGSFPAIKLLRDFLLLKAKSLSEKDKREESKTHQRPRRRLQQQRLTTETSNFVDGADGEKQVVVLDTDIYHYMKYFFSRTFLVNDNVVISDVTDGDITTVYIKNIGNRSDAGQVLKVKEKIENQSIKLHNTLRKERIYFQEHTRGEKQRYKWACENLKPYYPHVLIIPYDTHIDIVGNPAEIFEFTKKVSNKIQSLFQTR; this is encoded by the exons ATGCATGTTGACTGTGCAAAAGGAAGGGGAGTCATTTCAGCAGTCAGGGTGAATCTGGGTAACCTCTACGGGAGGTCACCGGTACTCCTCGCATTTACAAGTGTGCCATGTCTCTGTGCGCAGGCAACAGCACAAGCTGCTAAATCAGCAAGGACAGTTGTCATCACTGGTGTTCCAGATGGCCTTCTGCACAATGATGTCATGACTGACATACTGATGATTCATTTCCAAATGTTGAAGAACAACGGAGGAGATGTGGAAGAAGTAATGTATCCAACAAGGAGAAAAGGCGTTGCATATGTAACTTTTGAAGATCAGGAAG TTGTAGAGAGTGTTCTAAAGAAGGATGAACATCGACTAGAAGACAAGAGGCTGTCCAGATACTATCCGCTGAAAGTAACCCGTTACTGTGAAAAC GTCTTCAGCTCTGTCACATCTGTCCTCGATATGTCTATTTTCAAAGATCAGTTTGTTTTAGAAGATCTgatacaagaaattaaaaagaagagcaCAGCTTTAAGCTTTGGTCCTTTGCAATCCAATGGGCATATTTCTGTTCAAGGGTCATTTCCAGCAATCAAATTGCTAAGAGACTTTCTCTTACTAAAAGCAAAATCCCTTTCAGAGAaggacaaaagagaagaaagcaagaccCATCAGAGACCAAGGAGGAGGCTACAGCAACAGAGACTTACCACAGAGACAAGTAATTTTGTTGATggtgcagatggggaaaaacaaGTGGTTGTTCTCGACACAGATATATATCACTACatgaagtactttttttccaggacaTTCCTAGTAAATGACAATGTTGTAATTTCTGATGTCACTGATGGTGATATAACTACAGTATACATTAAGAATATTGGAAATAGGTCTGATGCTGGACAGGTATTAAAAGtcaaagagaaaattgaaaatCAGTCTATAAAACTCCATAACACTTTACGTAAAGAAAGGATCTACTTTCAGGAGCACACCAGAGGTGAGAAGCAGAGATATAAATGGGCATGTGAAAATCTAAAACCCTATTACCCTCATGTTTTGATCATTCCTTATGATACTCACATTGATATTGTAGGAAATCCTGCTGAAATTTTTGAATTTACAAAGAAAGTGAGCAATAAGATTCAGAGCCTGTTTCAAACAAGGTAG
- the RBM43 gene encoding RNA-binding protein 43 isoform X1: MPALHTNTSRFHRRSFHREPNLESRLLQPALAWGRDGYSRRGDAEGAPGGGGLARATAQAAKSARTVVITGVPDGLLHNDVMTDILMIHFQMLKNNGGDVEEVMYPTRRKGVAYVTFEDQEVVESVLKKDEHRLEDKRLSRYYPLKVTRYCENVFSSVTSVLDMSIFKDQFVLEDLIQEIKKKSTALSFGPLQSNGHISVQGSFPAIKLLRDFLLLKAKSLSEKDKREESKTHQRPRRRLQQQRLTTETSNFVDGADGEKQVVVLDTDIYHYMKYFFSRTFLVNDNVVISDVTDGDITTVYIKNIGNRSDAGQVLKVKEKIENQSIKLHNTLRKERIYFQEHTRGEKQRYKWACENLKPYYPHVLIIPYDTHIDIVGNPAEIFEFTKKVSNKIQSLFQTR, translated from the exons ATGCCCGCACTACATACAAATACTTCACGTTTTCATCGCCGCAGCTTCCACCGTGAGCCAAACCTCGAGTCTCGCCTcctccagccagccctggcCTGGGGACGGGACGGGTACAGCCGCCGGGGAGACGCCGAGGGGGCACCGGGAGGCGGTGGGCTAGCCAGG GCAACAGCACAAGCTGCTAAATCAGCAAGGACAGTTGTCATCACTGGTGTTCCAGATGGCCTTCTGCACAATGATGTCATGACTGACATACTGATGATTCATTTCCAAATGTTGAAGAACAACGGAGGAGATGTGGAAGAAGTAATGTATCCAACAAGGAGAAAAGGCGTTGCATATGTAACTTTTGAAGATCAGGAAG TTGTAGAGAGTGTTCTAAAGAAGGATGAACATCGACTAGAAGACAAGAGGCTGTCCAGATACTATCCGCTGAAAGTAACCCGTTACTGTGAAAAC GTCTTCAGCTCTGTCACATCTGTCCTCGATATGTCTATTTTCAAAGATCAGTTTGTTTTAGAAGATCTgatacaagaaattaaaaagaagagcaCAGCTTTAAGCTTTGGTCCTTTGCAATCCAATGGGCATATTTCTGTTCAAGGGTCATTTCCAGCAATCAAATTGCTAAGAGACTTTCTCTTACTAAAAGCAAAATCCCTTTCAGAGAaggacaaaagagaagaaagcaagaccCATCAGAGACCAAGGAGGAGGCTACAGCAACAGAGACTTACCACAGAGACAAGTAATTTTGTTGATggtgcagatggggaaaaacaaGTGGTTGTTCTCGACACAGATATATATCACTACatgaagtactttttttccaggacaTTCCTAGTAAATGACAATGTTGTAATTTCTGATGTCACTGATGGTGATATAACTACAGTATACATTAAGAATATTGGAAATAGGTCTGATGCTGGACAGGTATTAAAAGtcaaagagaaaattgaaaatCAGTCTATAAAACTCCATAACACTTTACGTAAAGAAAGGATCTACTTTCAGGAGCACACCAGAGGTGAGAAGCAGAGATATAAATGGGCATGTGAAAATCTAAAACCCTATTACCCTCATGTTTTGATCATTCCTTATGATACTCACATTGATATTGTAGGAAATCCTGCTGAAATTTTTGAATTTACAAAGAAAGTGAGCAATAAGATTCAGAGCCTGTTTCAAACAAGGTAG
- the RBM43 gene encoding RNA-binding protein 43 isoform X3 — translation MPALHTNTSRFHRRSFHREPNLESRLLQPALAWGRDGYSRRGDAEGAPGGGGLARATAQAAKSARTVVITGVPDGLLHNDVMTDILMIHFQMLKNNGGDVEEVMYPTRRKGVAYVTFEDQEVVESVLKKDEHRLEDKRLSRYYPLKVTRYCENVFSSVTSVLDMSIFKDQFVLEDLIQEIKKKSTALSFGPLQSNGHISVQGSFPAIKLLRDFLLLKAKSLSEKDKREESKTHQRPRRRLQQQRLTTETSNFVDGADGEKQVVVLDTDIYHYMKYFFSRTFLVNDNVVISDVTDGDITTVYIKNIGNRSDAGQVLKVKEKIENQSIKLHNTLRKERIYFQEHTRGNPAEIFEFTKKVSNKIQSLFQTR, via the exons ATGCCCGCACTACATACAAATACTTCACGTTTTCATCGCCGCAGCTTCCACCGTGAGCCAAACCTCGAGTCTCGCCTcctccagccagccctggcCTGGGGACGGGACGGGTACAGCCGCCGGGGAGACGCCGAGGGGGCACCGGGAGGCGGTGGGCTAGCCAGG GCAACAGCACAAGCTGCTAAATCAGCAAGGACAGTTGTCATCACTGGTGTTCCAGATGGCCTTCTGCACAATGATGTCATGACTGACATACTGATGATTCATTTCCAAATGTTGAAGAACAACGGAGGAGATGTGGAAGAAGTAATGTATCCAACAAGGAGAAAAGGCGTTGCATATGTAACTTTTGAAGATCAGGAAG TTGTAGAGAGTGTTCTAAAGAAGGATGAACATCGACTAGAAGACAAGAGGCTGTCCAGATACTATCCGCTGAAAGTAACCCGTTACTGTGAAAAC GTCTTCAGCTCTGTCACATCTGTCCTCGATATGTCTATTTTCAAAGATCAGTTTGTTTTAGAAGATCTgatacaagaaattaaaaagaagagcaCAGCTTTAAGCTTTGGTCCTTTGCAATCCAATGGGCATATTTCTGTTCAAGGGTCATTTCCAGCAATCAAATTGCTAAGAGACTTTCTCTTACTAAAAGCAAAATCCCTTTCAGAGAaggacaaaagagaagaaagcaagaccCATCAGAGACCAAGGAGGAGGCTACAGCAACAGAGACTTACCACAGAGACAAGTAATTTTGTTGATggtgcagatggggaaaaacaaGTGGTTGTTCTCGACACAGATATATATCACTACatgaagtactttttttccaggacaTTCCTAGTAAATGACAATGTTGTAATTTCTGATGTCACTGATGGTGATATAACTACAGTATACATTAAGAATATTGGAAATAGGTCTGATGCTGGACAGGTATTAAAAGtcaaagagaaaattgaaaatCAGTCTATAAAACTCCATAACACTTTACGTAAAGAAAGGATCTACTTTCAGGAGCACACCAGAG GAAATCCTGCTGAAATTTTTGAATTTACAAAGAAAGTGAGCAATAAGATTCAGAGCCTGTTTCAAACAAGGTAG
- the RBM43 gene encoding RNA-binding protein 43 isoform X5 has product MATAQAAKSARTVVITGVPDGLLHNDVMTDILMIHFQMLKNNGGDVEEVMYPTRRKGVAYVTFEDQEVVESVLKKDEHRLEDKRLSRYYPLKVTRYCENVFSSVTSVLDMSIFKDQFVLEDLIQEIKKKSTALSFGPLQSNGHISVQGSFPAIKLLRDFLLLKAKSLSEKDKREESKTHQRPRRRLQQQRLTTETSNFVDGADGEKQVVVLDTDIYHYMKYFFSRTFLVNDNVVISDVTDGDITTVYIKNIGNRSDAGQVLKVKEKIENQSIKLHNTLRKERIYFQEHTRGEKQRYKWACENLKPYYPHVLIIPYDTHIDIVGNPAEIFEFTKKVSNKIQSLFQTR; this is encoded by the exons ATG GCAACAGCACAAGCTGCTAAATCAGCAAGGACAGTTGTCATCACTGGTGTTCCAGATGGCCTTCTGCACAATGATGTCATGACTGACATACTGATGATTCATTTCCAAATGTTGAAGAACAACGGAGGAGATGTGGAAGAAGTAATGTATCCAACAAGGAGAAAAGGCGTTGCATATGTAACTTTTGAAGATCAGGAAG TTGTAGAGAGTGTTCTAAAGAAGGATGAACATCGACTAGAAGACAAGAGGCTGTCCAGATACTATCCGCTGAAAGTAACCCGTTACTGTGAAAAC GTCTTCAGCTCTGTCACATCTGTCCTCGATATGTCTATTTTCAAAGATCAGTTTGTTTTAGAAGATCTgatacaagaaattaaaaagaagagcaCAGCTTTAAGCTTTGGTCCTTTGCAATCCAATGGGCATATTTCTGTTCAAGGGTCATTTCCAGCAATCAAATTGCTAAGAGACTTTCTCTTACTAAAAGCAAAATCCCTTTCAGAGAaggacaaaagagaagaaagcaagaccCATCAGAGACCAAGGAGGAGGCTACAGCAACAGAGACTTACCACAGAGACAAGTAATTTTGTTGATggtgcagatggggaaaaacaaGTGGTTGTTCTCGACACAGATATATATCACTACatgaagtactttttttccaggacaTTCCTAGTAAATGACAATGTTGTAATTTCTGATGTCACTGATGGTGATATAACTACAGTATACATTAAGAATATTGGAAATAGGTCTGATGCTGGACAGGTATTAAAAGtcaaagagaaaattgaaaatCAGTCTATAAAACTCCATAACACTTTACGTAAAGAAAGGATCTACTTTCAGGAGCACACCAGAGGTGAGAAGCAGAGATATAAATGGGCATGTGAAAATCTAAAACCCTATTACCCTCATGTTTTGATCATTCCTTATGATACTCACATTGATATTGTAGGAAATCCTGCTGAAATTTTTGAATTTACAAAGAAAGTGAGCAATAAGATTCAGAGCCTGTTTCAAACAAGGTAG
- the RBM43 gene encoding RNA-binding protein 43 isoform X4: MQPRSRRNFATAQAAKSARTVVITGVPDGLLHNDVMTDILMIHFQMLKNNGGDVEEVMYPTRRKGVAYVTFEDQEVVESVLKKDEHRLEDKRLSRYYPLKVTRYCENVFSSVTSVLDMSIFKDQFVLEDLIQEIKKKSTALSFGPLQSNGHISVQGSFPAIKLLRDFLLLKAKSLSEKDKREESKTHQRPRRRLQQQRLTTETSNFVDGADGEKQVVVLDTDIYHYMKYFFSRTFLVNDNVVISDVTDGDITTVYIKNIGNRSDAGQVLKVKEKIENQSIKLHNTLRKERIYFQEHTRGEKQRYKWACENLKPYYPHVLIIPYDTHIDIVGNPAEIFEFTKKVSNKIQSLFQTR; the protein is encoded by the exons ATGCAGCCCAGGTCCAGAAGAAACTTT GCAACAGCACAAGCTGCTAAATCAGCAAGGACAGTTGTCATCACTGGTGTTCCAGATGGCCTTCTGCACAATGATGTCATGACTGACATACTGATGATTCATTTCCAAATGTTGAAGAACAACGGAGGAGATGTGGAAGAAGTAATGTATCCAACAAGGAGAAAAGGCGTTGCATATGTAACTTTTGAAGATCAGGAAG TTGTAGAGAGTGTTCTAAAGAAGGATGAACATCGACTAGAAGACAAGAGGCTGTCCAGATACTATCCGCTGAAAGTAACCCGTTACTGTGAAAAC GTCTTCAGCTCTGTCACATCTGTCCTCGATATGTCTATTTTCAAAGATCAGTTTGTTTTAGAAGATCTgatacaagaaattaaaaagaagagcaCAGCTTTAAGCTTTGGTCCTTTGCAATCCAATGGGCATATTTCTGTTCAAGGGTCATTTCCAGCAATCAAATTGCTAAGAGACTTTCTCTTACTAAAAGCAAAATCCCTTTCAGAGAaggacaaaagagaagaaagcaagaccCATCAGAGACCAAGGAGGAGGCTACAGCAACAGAGACTTACCACAGAGACAAGTAATTTTGTTGATggtgcagatggggaaaaacaaGTGGTTGTTCTCGACACAGATATATATCACTACatgaagtactttttttccaggacaTTCCTAGTAAATGACAATGTTGTAATTTCTGATGTCACTGATGGTGATATAACTACAGTATACATTAAGAATATTGGAAATAGGTCTGATGCTGGACAGGTATTAAAAGtcaaagagaaaattgaaaatCAGTCTATAAAACTCCATAACACTTTACGTAAAGAAAGGATCTACTTTCAGGAGCACACCAGAGGTGAGAAGCAGAGATATAAATGGGCATGTGAAAATCTAAAACCCTATTACCCTCATGTTTTGATCATTCCTTATGATACTCACATTGATATTGTAGGAAATCCTGCTGAAATTTTTGAATTTACAAAGAAAGTGAGCAATAAGATTCAGAGCCTGTTTCAAACAAGGTAG